One part of the Gossypium raimondii isolate GPD5lz chromosome 1, ASM2569854v1, whole genome shotgun sequence genome encodes these proteins:
- the LOC105782474 gene encoding probable LRR receptor-like serine/threonine-protein kinase At1g56140 isoform X2: MKMWKLFRSEQVLGLSLCALCVLVLPFAAEAQNQSQPTTDPAEVRALNSIFEDWGITARQDQWNTTGDPCSGAALDSDSTDIDNVAYNPFIKCDCSFSNGSTCHITRLKVYALNVVGVIPDELWTLTFLTNLRLGQNYLTGPLSTSIGNLTRMQWLDIGINALSGELPKEIGLLTDLQSFAFGTNNFSGPLPSELGNCSMLQQLYFDSSGVSGEIPSTFANLQNLETVWASDTELTGRIPDFIGNWSKLTVLRFQGNSFEGPIPSTFANLTSLTELRISGLSNGSSLAFIKDMKSLGVLDLRNNNISGTIPSSMGEYQSLTQLDLSFNNITGQIPDSLFNLSSLTHLFLGNNKLNGTLPAEKSSSLRNIDVSYNNLAGNFPSWISEPNLLINLVANNFTIGESNSSVLPSGLSCLQRNFPCNRGSGIYFNFSINSGGQQITSSDSILFERDNETLGPASYYVTNTNRWAVSNVGYFTASNNPQYIITSGSQFTNTLDSELFQTARISASSLRYYGLGLENGNYTVRLEFAETQIVETNRWEGLGRRVFDIYIQGSRVLEDFDIRREAGGVSRRAVTRQFTAVVSENYLEVHLFWAGKGTCCVPVQGTYGPSISAISATPDFIPTVSNNAPTGEESRTGLIVGIVVGVGVVCLLSIAAFFIFRRRRRVPMKDDEEFLGIDARPYTFSYAELKAATEDFSPANKLGEGGFGPVYKGRLDDGRAIAVKQLSAVSRQGKSQFVTEIATISAVQHRSLVKLYGCCIEAEQRLLVYEYLENKSLDQILFGKSLDLNWSTRYDICLGVARGLAYLHEESRVRIVHRDVKSSNILLDSDLTPKISDFGLAKLYDDKKTHISTRVAGTIGYLAPEYAMRGHLTEKTDAFAFGIVCLEIVSGRPNADSGLEEQQMYLLEWAWHLHEADREVELVDSNLSEFDEEEVKRVIGIALLCTQTSPLQRPSMSRVVAMLSGDTDVSREVSKPGYLTDWKVDDTSSFISNEATRASDTSYGSTSIAAGAENSPVNLTKPMLHSIIGEGR; the protein is encoded by the exons ATGAAGATGTGGAAATTATTTAGATCAGAACAAGTTCTGGGTTTGAGTTTATGTGCTCTTTGTGTTTTAGTTTTGCCTTTTGCAGCTGAAGCTCAAAATCAATCTCAGCCAACTACTGATCCTGCTGAAG TGAGAGCATTGAACTCAATATTTGAAGACTGGGGAATAACAGCCCGACAGGACCAATGGAACACAACGGGTGATCCATGCAGTGGAGCGGCCCTCGACTCTGACTCCACCGACATCGACAACGTTGCTTACAACCCTTTCATCAAGTGCGACTGTTCTTTCAGCAATGGTTCTACTTGTCATATCACCCGCCT GAAAGTTTATGCACTGAATGTCGTGGGTGTGATCCCGGATGAGCTCTGGACTTTGACCTTTCTTACCAATCT GAGACTGGGCCAGAATTACTTGACAGGTCCCCTTTCAACTTCCATTGGCAATCTAACTCGAATGCAATGGCT GGACATTGGCATTAATGCATTATCAGGGGAGCTCCCAAAGGAGATAGGATTGCTTACTGATTTACAATCATT TGCCTTTGGCACTAATAACTTCTCCGGCCCTCTACCATCTGAGCTTGGCAACTGTTCAATGCTGCAACAACT TTATTTTGATAGTTCTGGGGTAAGTGGTGAGATCCCTTCAACATTTGCTAATCTGCAGAACTTAGAGACGGT atgGGCATCAGATACTGAACTTACTGGGAGGATACCTGACTTTATAGGAAATTGGTCAAAGCTTACTGTCTT GAGATTTCAAGGGAACTCTTTTGAAGGTCCTATACCTTCAACATTTGCCAATCTTACTTCTCTGACAGAGTT GAGAATAAGTGGTTTATCTAATGGAAGTTCTCTAGCATTCATAAAGGATATGAAGTCCTTGGGTGTCTT GGATCTAAGGAACAATAATATTTCTGGTACAATTCCATCCAGTATGGGAGAATACCAGAGTTTGACACAGCT GGATTTAAGCTTCAATAATATAACTGGACAGATCCCAGATTCACTTTTTAATTTGAGTTCACTCACTCATTT ATTTCTTGGAAATAATAAGTTGAATGGTACACTTCCTGCAGAAAAGAGTTCATCTCTTCGCAATAT AGATGTGTCGTACAACAATTTAGCTGGGAACTTTCCCTCTTGGATCTCTGAGccaaatttattaat TAACTTAGTTGCCAACAACTTCACAATAGGGGAGTCAAACAGCAG TGTTTTGCCATCCGGACTGAGCTGCCTTCAACGTAATTTTCCTTGTAATCGAGGATCTGGAATCT ATTTTAACTTCTCAATTAATTCTGGTGGTCAACAAATTACATCATCAGATAGTATTCTGTTTGAGAGAGACAACGAGACACTTGGTCCGGCGTCATATTATGTTACCAACACAAATAGGTGGGCAGTCAGTAATGTTGGATATTTTACTGCGTCCAATAATCCTCAGTACATTATTACTTCAGGATCTCAGTTCACAAACACCCTAGACTCAGAGCTATTCCAGACAGCACGGATCTCTGCTTCCTCACTAAGGTACTATGGATTGGGGCTTGAAAATGGCAACTATACTGTTAGGCTTGAATTTGCAGAAACACAAATTGTAGAAACCAATAGATGGGAAGGTCTTGGGAGGCGtgtttttgatatttatatcCAG GGGAGTCGTGTTTTAGAGGATTTTGACATACGGAGGGAAGCAGGTGGTGTTTCTAGACGAGCAGTTACAAGACAGTTTACGGCTGTGGTATCGGAAAACTACCTCGAAGTTCATCTGTTTTGGGCTGGAAAAGGGACTTGCTGTGTTCCAGTTCAAGGTACATATGGACCATCCATTTCAGCAATTAGTGCTACCCCAG ATTTCATACCTACTGTTAGTAATAATGCTCCAACCGGCGAGGAGAGTAGAACAGGTTTGATTGTGGGAATTGTTGTTGGTGTTGGAGTTGTATGCCTACTTTCTATTGCAGCTTTCTTCATTTTTAGGAGACGAAGAAGGGTCCCTATGAAGGATGATGAAG AGTTCCTGGGGATTGATGCTAGACCCTACACTTTCAGTTATGCTGAACTTAAAGCTGCTACAGAGGATTTCAGTCCTGCAAATAAGCTTGGAGAGGGAGGGTTTGGGCCAGTCTATAAG GGAAGACTTGATGATGGAAGAGCAATTGCTGTCAAGCAATTGTCTGCAGTATCCCGGCAAGGCAAGAGCCAGTTTGTTACTGAAATTGCCACTATATCCGCTGTGCAACACCGTAGCCTTGTCAAACTATATGGTTGCTGCATTGAGGCAGAACAACGTCTCCTCGTTTATGAGTATCTGGAAAACAAGAGTCTAGATCAAATATTGTTTG GAAAAAGTTTGGATCTCAACTGGTCAACACGCTATGATATATGCTTGGGAGTAGCACGCGGTTTAGCTTATCTTCATGAAGAATCAAGGGTTCGCATTGTGCACAGAGATGTCAAGTCCAGTAATATTTTGCTTGATTCTGATCTCACCCCAAAAATCTCCGATTTTGGTCTAGCCAAACTTTACGATGATAAGAAGACCCACATAAGTACCCGTGTTGCAGGGACAAT TGGATATCTTGCACCAGAGTATGCCATGCGTGGGCACCTTACAGAGAAGACTGATGCGTTTGCCTTTGGTATCGTGTGTCTAGAGATTGTTAGTGGAAGACCTAATGCTGACTCAGGATTGGAGGAACAGCAGATGTACCTTCTTGAATGG GCTTGGCACCTGCATGAAGCAGATCGGGAAGTTGAACTGGTAGACAGTAATTTATCAGAATTCGACGAGGAAGAAGTGAAGCGTGTTATAGGAATCGCTCTTTTGTGCACTCAGACATCACCACTGCAGAGGCCATCCATGTCTCGTGTCGTGGCTATGCTTTCAGGAGACACAGATGTGAGCAGGGAGGTTTCAAAGCCTGGATACTTAACCGACTGGAAAGTCGATGACACAAGCAGCTTTATAAGTAATGAGGCAACTAGAGCAAGTGATACCAGCTACGGTAGTACAAGCATAGCAGCTGGTGCAGAGAATTCACCAGTAAACCTTACAAAACCTATGCTCCATAGTATCATTGGGGAGGGAAGATGA
- the LOC105782474 gene encoding probable LRR receptor-like serine/threonine-protein kinase At1g56140 isoform X1 codes for MKMWKLFRSEQVLGLSLCALCVLVLPFAAEAQNQSQPTTDPAEVRALNSIFEDWGITARQDQWNTTGDPCSGAALDSDSTDIDNVAYNPFIKCDCSFSNGSTCHITRLKVYALNVVGVIPDELWTLTFLTNLRLGQNYLTGPLSTSIGNLTRMQWLDIGINALSGELPKEIGLLTDLQSFAFGTNNFSGPLPSELGNCSMLQQLYFDSSGVSGEIPSTFANLQNLETVWASDTELTGRIPDFIGNWSKLTVLRFQGNSFEGPIPSTFANLTSLTELRISGLSNGSSLAFIKDMKSLGVLDLRNNNISGTIPSSMGEYQSLTQLDLSFNNITGQIPDSLFNLSSLTHLFLGNNKLNGTLPAEKSSSLRNIDVSYNNLAGNFPSWISEPNLLINLVANNFTIGESNSSVLPSGLSCLQRNFPCNRGSGIYFNFSINSGGQQITSSDSILFERDNETLGPASYYVTNTNRWAVSNVGYFTASNNPQYIITSGSQFTNTLDSELFQTARISASSLRYYGLGLENGNYTVRLEFAETQIVETNRWEGLGRRVFDIYIQGSRVLEDFDIRREAGGVSRRAVTRQFTAVVSENYLEVHLFWAGKGTCCVPVQGTYGPSISAISATPDFIPTVSNNAPTGEESRTGLIVGIVVGVGVVCLLSIAAFFIFRRRRRVPMKDDEEFLGIDARPYTFSYAELKAATEDFSPANKLGEGGFGPVYKGRLDDGRAIAVKQLSAVSRQGKSQFVTEIATISAVQHRSLVKLYGCCIEAEQRLLVYEYLENKSLDQILFAGKSLDLNWSTRYDICLGVARGLAYLHEESRVRIVHRDVKSSNILLDSDLTPKISDFGLAKLYDDKKTHISTRVAGTIGYLAPEYAMRGHLTEKTDAFAFGIVCLEIVSGRPNADSGLEEQQMYLLEWAWHLHEADREVELVDSNLSEFDEEEVKRVIGIALLCTQTSPLQRPSMSRVVAMLSGDTDVSREVSKPGYLTDWKVDDTSSFISNEATRASDTSYGSTSIAAGAENSPVNLTKPMLHSIIGEGR; via the exons ATGAAGATGTGGAAATTATTTAGATCAGAACAAGTTCTGGGTTTGAGTTTATGTGCTCTTTGTGTTTTAGTTTTGCCTTTTGCAGCTGAAGCTCAAAATCAATCTCAGCCAACTACTGATCCTGCTGAAG TGAGAGCATTGAACTCAATATTTGAAGACTGGGGAATAACAGCCCGACAGGACCAATGGAACACAACGGGTGATCCATGCAGTGGAGCGGCCCTCGACTCTGACTCCACCGACATCGACAACGTTGCTTACAACCCTTTCATCAAGTGCGACTGTTCTTTCAGCAATGGTTCTACTTGTCATATCACCCGCCT GAAAGTTTATGCACTGAATGTCGTGGGTGTGATCCCGGATGAGCTCTGGACTTTGACCTTTCTTACCAATCT GAGACTGGGCCAGAATTACTTGACAGGTCCCCTTTCAACTTCCATTGGCAATCTAACTCGAATGCAATGGCT GGACATTGGCATTAATGCATTATCAGGGGAGCTCCCAAAGGAGATAGGATTGCTTACTGATTTACAATCATT TGCCTTTGGCACTAATAACTTCTCCGGCCCTCTACCATCTGAGCTTGGCAACTGTTCAATGCTGCAACAACT TTATTTTGATAGTTCTGGGGTAAGTGGTGAGATCCCTTCAACATTTGCTAATCTGCAGAACTTAGAGACGGT atgGGCATCAGATACTGAACTTACTGGGAGGATACCTGACTTTATAGGAAATTGGTCAAAGCTTACTGTCTT GAGATTTCAAGGGAACTCTTTTGAAGGTCCTATACCTTCAACATTTGCCAATCTTACTTCTCTGACAGAGTT GAGAATAAGTGGTTTATCTAATGGAAGTTCTCTAGCATTCATAAAGGATATGAAGTCCTTGGGTGTCTT GGATCTAAGGAACAATAATATTTCTGGTACAATTCCATCCAGTATGGGAGAATACCAGAGTTTGACACAGCT GGATTTAAGCTTCAATAATATAACTGGACAGATCCCAGATTCACTTTTTAATTTGAGTTCACTCACTCATTT ATTTCTTGGAAATAATAAGTTGAATGGTACACTTCCTGCAGAAAAGAGTTCATCTCTTCGCAATAT AGATGTGTCGTACAACAATTTAGCTGGGAACTTTCCCTCTTGGATCTCTGAGccaaatttattaat TAACTTAGTTGCCAACAACTTCACAATAGGGGAGTCAAACAGCAG TGTTTTGCCATCCGGACTGAGCTGCCTTCAACGTAATTTTCCTTGTAATCGAGGATCTGGAATCT ATTTTAACTTCTCAATTAATTCTGGTGGTCAACAAATTACATCATCAGATAGTATTCTGTTTGAGAGAGACAACGAGACACTTGGTCCGGCGTCATATTATGTTACCAACACAAATAGGTGGGCAGTCAGTAATGTTGGATATTTTACTGCGTCCAATAATCCTCAGTACATTATTACTTCAGGATCTCAGTTCACAAACACCCTAGACTCAGAGCTATTCCAGACAGCACGGATCTCTGCTTCCTCACTAAGGTACTATGGATTGGGGCTTGAAAATGGCAACTATACTGTTAGGCTTGAATTTGCAGAAACACAAATTGTAGAAACCAATAGATGGGAAGGTCTTGGGAGGCGtgtttttgatatttatatcCAG GGGAGTCGTGTTTTAGAGGATTTTGACATACGGAGGGAAGCAGGTGGTGTTTCTAGACGAGCAGTTACAAGACAGTTTACGGCTGTGGTATCGGAAAACTACCTCGAAGTTCATCTGTTTTGGGCTGGAAAAGGGACTTGCTGTGTTCCAGTTCAAGGTACATATGGACCATCCATTTCAGCAATTAGTGCTACCCCAG ATTTCATACCTACTGTTAGTAATAATGCTCCAACCGGCGAGGAGAGTAGAACAGGTTTGATTGTGGGAATTGTTGTTGGTGTTGGAGTTGTATGCCTACTTTCTATTGCAGCTTTCTTCATTTTTAGGAGACGAAGAAGGGTCCCTATGAAGGATGATGAAG AGTTCCTGGGGATTGATGCTAGACCCTACACTTTCAGTTATGCTGAACTTAAAGCTGCTACAGAGGATTTCAGTCCTGCAAATAAGCTTGGAGAGGGAGGGTTTGGGCCAGTCTATAAG GGAAGACTTGATGATGGAAGAGCAATTGCTGTCAAGCAATTGTCTGCAGTATCCCGGCAAGGCAAGAGCCAGTTTGTTACTGAAATTGCCACTATATCCGCTGTGCAACACCGTAGCCTTGTCAAACTATATGGTTGCTGCATTGAGGCAGAACAACGTCTCCTCGTTTATGAGTATCTGGAAAACAAGAGTCTAGATCAAATATTGTTTG CAGGAAAAAGTTTGGATCTCAACTGGTCAACACGCTATGATATATGCTTGGGAGTAGCACGCGGTTTAGCTTATCTTCATGAAGAATCAAGGGTTCGCATTGTGCACAGAGATGTCAAGTCCAGTAATATTTTGCTTGATTCTGATCTCACCCCAAAAATCTCCGATTTTGGTCTAGCCAAACTTTACGATGATAAGAAGACCCACATAAGTACCCGTGTTGCAGGGACAAT TGGATATCTTGCACCAGAGTATGCCATGCGTGGGCACCTTACAGAGAAGACTGATGCGTTTGCCTTTGGTATCGTGTGTCTAGAGATTGTTAGTGGAAGACCTAATGCTGACTCAGGATTGGAGGAACAGCAGATGTACCTTCTTGAATGG GCTTGGCACCTGCATGAAGCAGATCGGGAAGTTGAACTGGTAGACAGTAATTTATCAGAATTCGACGAGGAAGAAGTGAAGCGTGTTATAGGAATCGCTCTTTTGTGCACTCAGACATCACCACTGCAGAGGCCATCCATGTCTCGTGTCGTGGCTATGCTTTCAGGAGACACAGATGTGAGCAGGGAGGTTTCAAAGCCTGGATACTTAACCGACTGGAAAGTCGATGACACAAGCAGCTTTATAAGTAATGAGGCAACTAGAGCAAGTGATACCAGCTACGGTAGTACAAGCATAGCAGCTGGTGCAGAGAATTCACCAGTAAACCTTACAAAACCTATGCTCCATAGTATCATTGGGGAGGGAAGATGA